In Periplaneta americana isolate PAMFEO1 chromosome 4, P.americana_PAMFEO1_priV1, whole genome shotgun sequence, one DNA window encodes the following:
- the LOC138698689 gene encoding UMP-CMP kinase-like encodes MLNRLLGFVRNITMNSAKKPDVIFVLGAPGSGKGTQCENIVKEFGFVHLSAGDLLRKERVKEGSKYGELIEQNIRDGTIVPVEITCSLIEMAMKQFDADKFLIDGFPRNRDNLDGWNRQMASNVNLLFVLFFECSAEICVSRCLSRGAAGSGRSDDNPASLEKRLQTYLSDTMPIIEYYEKKNLVKQVDATGSPEQIFEDVKAIFRNLKGSVTA; translated from the coding sequence ATGTTGAATCGATTATTAGGCTTCGTCAGAAATATTACTATGAATTCTGCAAAGAAACCGGACGTGATTTTCGTTCTTGGGGCGCCAGGTTCCGGCAAGGGGACCCAGTGTGAGAATATAGTGAAAGAATTTGGATTTGTTCATCTTTCGGCCGGTGATCTTCTGCGTAAGGAGCGAGTTAAGGAAGGCTCCAAGTATGGAGAACTGATCGAACAGAACATAAGAGACGGGACCATAGTCCCCGTGGAGATAACTTGCAGCCTCATCGAAATGGCGATGAAGCAATTCGATGCCGATAAATTTTTAATAGACGGTTTCCCAAGAAATCGTGACAATTTAGACGGTTGGAACCGGCAAATGGCGTCAAACGTCAATTTGCTGTTCGTTTTGTTCTTCGAGTGCTCCGCGGAGATATGCGTGAGTAGGTGTTTGAGCAGGGGCGCAGCCGGCAGTGGGCGCTCCGACGACAACCCCGCAAGCCTCGAGAAACGTCTGCAGACCTACCTGAGCGACACGATGCCTATCATTGAATATTACGAGAAAAAGAACTTGGTGAAGCAAGTGGACGCCACGGGCTCGCCAGAACAGATCTTCGAGGACGTGAAAGCCATATTCAGAAACTTGAAAGGCTCCGTCACAGCTTAA